GGCGCGGCTGCGGATGGTGGATTCGGTGCCGATGACCGTGATCCGTCCGTGAGTCGAGAGGGCCACCGCGCGGCGGGCGCCGGCTTCGACCACGCCCAGGATGGGCACGCCGACTTCCGCCTCCAGTTCGGGCAGGGCCAGGGCACTGGCCGTGTTGCAGGCCACCACGATCGCCTTGACATTGCGGCGCAGCAGAAAGCGGCAGATCTCGCGGCTGAAGCGGGTCACCACGGCCTGGGACTTGATGCCCCAGGGCACGCGTGCGCTGTCACCGAAGTAGATCAGGTCCTCACCCGGCAGGCGGGTGGCCAGGGCCGAGAGCACGGTCAGACCGCCCACGCCGGAATCGAACACGCCGATGGGCGCCGAAGAAGGCATCAGAGGGCTCCTGCCAATTGGCGGAAGTGGTCGCCGCGATGTTCGTAGTTGCGGTACTGGTCGAAACTGGCGCAGAGGGGACTGAAGAGCACTGTGTCCCCCGCGCCCGTCCGGCTGGCGGCCAGGGCCACGGCCTGGTCCAGCGTATCACAAAGATCGCAGGGCACTCCGGGCTGCAGGCCGGCCAGGATCAGTTCCCGATCGCGTCCGAAGAGAATCGCGCGCGCACCGCGAGCCGTCAGGGCCCGGGCCACATCGTGGAAATCGGGACCCTTGGCTTCTCCGCCCGCCAGAAGGATCAGGCGCCCCGTGGCGGGGGCGCTCAGCACGGCCTGCAGACCGGCGTCGGCATTGGTGGCCTTGCTGTCGTTGATCCAGCGCGCCGGATGCCGGCTGGGCACCGGTTCCAGTCTGTGTGCCAGGGGAGCGAAACGGCGGGCCGCCTCAGCCAGCACGCGGGCGTCCACGCCCAGTTTCCAGGCGGCCAGCGTGGCGGCCATCACGTTCCAGGCGTTGTGACGTCCCTGCAGTTTCAGCTCGCGGGTATCCAGCCAGTCAGCCAGACCAGCGAGTTGGAAGCGGATCATCTGGCCGTCCAGCTGCATCTCGCAGTCCTCGCGGGTGCCGAAGCGCCAGGCAGTCAATCCGGCGGCCCGGACGCGCGGGGCGAAGAAAACATCCTCATCCCCGTGAATCACCACGCCCTCGGGGGCCAGCTGGTGCGCCAGGCGGAATTTGGTGTCACCGTAGGCTTCCAGACTGCCGTGGCGGGCCAGATGGTCCTCGCTCAGGTTCAGCAGCACGGCCGCATCCACGGCCAGATCCTCGGTGGTCTCGAGCTGGTAGCTCGACAGTTCCAGCGCCAGCGCGTCCCAGGGGGTGTCGGCCATGGCCAGCTCGGCCAGGGGCACACCGATGTTGCCGCCGGCGGCCGCGCGCAGGCCGCCCGCTTGCAACAGGGCCGCACAGAGGGCGGTGGTGGTGGTCTTGCCGTTCGAGCCGGTGATGCCCACCAGGTGTGCCGGGACCCAGGAGCGCGCGAAGGAGATTTCGCTGCGCACCGGAATCTGGCGCCGGTGGGCCGCCTGGATCACGGGGTGATTCATGGGCACGGCCGGACTGGGCACGATCAGGCTGGGGTTGCAGGACAATGCGCTCTCGGCGGAAGGCAGCAGTGTGACACCCAGCTCCGTGAAAGATTCCGCAATAGCGGGGGCGAGCGGGCGGTCGTCCACCAGGCTCACCGACCAGCCATTGGCCAGGGCCAGGCGGGCGGCGGCCTGCGCGCTGAGGGCACTGCCGATCAGCAGCAGGCGGGACTCAGGCGTTCCAGACATCGGCCAGCACCTCCCGTTCGTCGAAATGCAGTTTGCCGCTGCCGATCAACTGATAGCGCTCGTGTCCCTTGCCCAGCAGCAGCACCAGATCCTCGGGTTCCGCCATGGTCAGGGCCGCGCGAATCGCTTCGGCACGGTCGGGAATCCACTGGCTGGTTTCGGGGTGAGACAGACCGGCGCGCATGTCCGTCGCGATCTGCAGCGGATCCTCGCTGCGCGGGTTGTCGGTGGTGATCAGCAGGCGATGGCTGTGGCTTTCGGCAATCGCGGCCATCCGCGGGCGTTTGCTGCGGTCGCGGTCGCCCCCACAGCCAAAGACCGTGAATATCCGCCGAGGCTTCAGTTCCGCCAGTGCCGCGTAACACTTCTCGTAGCCATCGGGAGTGTGCGCGTAATCAATGATCACGCGCGCGTGACCGTGCTTTTCGTGCAGTTCGAGGCGGCCCGGGGCACTGCTCAGACCGGCACAGAGCCCGGCCAGTTCCTCGGCTTGCAGGCCTTGCAGACGCATCGCCACCAGCGCTGCCAGCGCGTTCTGTGCGTTGTGTGCTCCCGGCAGGGGAATGCGGTAGCGTTCGCGTGATCCACCGGGCGTGATCAGTTCCAGAATCTGCGCCGACCCATCAACGCGGCGCTTGACCAGTCGCCAGTCCGCGTCCGGGGACACACCGGCCGTGATGCAGCCTGATCCCAGCTCAGCGGCCAGCCGACGGCCCCACGGGTCATCGGTGAAGACCAGCCGCCAGGCTGTCTCCTTCCGTGCCATGAAATCCGCTTTGCAACGGAAATAGTCTTCCATCTCCAGATGGTAATCGAGGTGTTCGGGGCTGAGATTGAGGAAGATCGCTCCATGGAAGCTGAGCCCCGCGATCCGCTGCTGGTCGATCGCGTGGCTCGAGACTTCCATCACCAGATGCCGCCCGCCCGCCTCGCGGATCCGCGCTCCCAGTCGTGACAACTGGCTGGCCCCGGGTGTGGTGAGGCCCGGGTTGAGCTCGGCCGATGGACCGATCCAGCTGCCCAGTGTGCCACAATGGCCGCAGTGCGCATCACGCGACAGCAGCAGGCGATGCAGCAGCCAGGTGGTCGTTGTCTTGCCGTTGGTGCCCGTGATGCCGATGAGCTTCAGCGTGCGCGCCGGATGGCCCTCAAGGGCTTCCGCGGCCAGCGCCAGCCAGGTCCGGGTGTCCTCCACCTGCAGATCCGCCGGACTCCCCGCTTCACCCACGCTGAACACCCCCTGGGCTCGCAGGCTTTCCAGTTGGCTGTGGCCATCGAATCGCTGGCCCCGGATCGCCACGAAGAGATCACCGGAGCGTGCCTGGCGATGGTCCTCGACCAGCGCCGGCCAGTGATCCTCTTCGCCACGGCGCCAGCCCGCGCCCCAGGTCGCGCCCCGAGGCAGGGAACCCGCGAGGACCGGACACAGCGCCCGCAGACTGGTGGCGTCAAGAGTCCGTGGGGCAAGCTGTTGGAGATCGTGCGACATGACTATTCCCGCATTGCGCCCTGGCGCGGATGCAACAGTGAGTACACGCCTTTGTAGAAGGACTCCAGCAGAATCCGGAAGTCCATCCAGAGGCTCCAGTTCATCAGGTAATACATGTCCAGGGCCACCCGGTGGTCCTCGTCGAAGTAGCCGAAACTGGAAACCTGCCAGAGTCCGGTCAAACCCGGGCGTACCCGGTTGAGGCCGGGGCCGAAGTTGCGGTATCCACCCAACTCGCGCTCCAGCAGGGGCGCAGGTCCGACGAGGGCCTGAGTGCCGGCCAGCACGCCCAGCAGCTCGGGCAGCTTGTAGAGGCCGCTCTGGAAGAGAAAGCCCCCATCCTCGTAGCGTACACGCAGCTGCCAGAGATGGACTGCCCGGCCCGACAGATCCCAGCGGGGAATCCGCTTGAGAGGCCGGAAGCCCAGGAAGGGCGCCGAGAGCACGATCACCAGAATCATCAGGGGCAGGGCGGGCAGCACCAGCAGAGTATCCCAGGCGCGCTTCAGCAGCCGGTTCCAGGGATGGGTCAACCTTTGCTCGAGGCCCAGCAGCAACTGGGAGCGCAGGGTGAGGATGCGTGTGCCGGCCAGCGCCAGAGTCGCGGCGTCGGGAATCAGCTTGATGTACTTCAATCGAATCTCGAAACCGCGCAGCAGGCTCACCAGCCGTGTGCGCGGGATGCCCTGCATCAGGATCACCACCTTGTCCAGCCCTTCATCACGCAGCATGCGCGTGATCTCTTCCTCGATCTCCGGGCGAAAAAGCTGGCCTTCATCATCAAGACACTGCTCGGGCGACCAGCTGGCCAGCACGCGATTCTGCAGGTGGAACTCGCTGCTGGCGTCGGTCTCGAGGAACTCCTTCAGTGGCTCGCCGCGGCCAATGACCACACAGGGCACGCGCAACACGTGCAGACGCAACACGGTCCGGATCGCCAGCAGGCGGCTCAGCGGCATCAGCAGCGCCAGCCAGCCCATGGCGATCACGGTGGCCAGCCGACTGAATTCGAAGTTGAGCTTGAACACCACCAGATAGCTGACCGCGACGATGAACAGCAACATGACCACGCGCAGGCTGCCGAAGACCTGGCGGCGCAGGTCGTCCTGTCCGAATCGGTAGAGTCCCGAGGCGATGGCGAAGAAGAGCTGAGCTCCCGCGCAGAGAGCCAGAAAGCCGGACATCTGGGCCAGAGGTTGGGGAACGTGCACCCAAGATGGAAAGAGGAGGGGCAGCAGTTCGAAGCGCGTGAGCCAGGCCAGCCAGAAGGAAAGCAGCAGGCTGCCGGCATCGAGCAGCGCCAGGCTGACCCGAACCAGGTAGCGGGCGATCATCCCTTCTGCCTTCCCAGCACCATCGCCAGAAGTCGGACAAGGGCATACCGCGTGCCCACGCCCGCATAGACCAACCAGTTGACGAACCAGGGATACTGCTGCCGGTAGTGCTTGCGGTAGAAGATCAGCATCGAGGCATGAAAGTGATGCATGACCCAGGTGCCGCTCTTGAGCGAGGTGCCGCGCTTGTGATGCAGAATGTCGATGTCACCCAGGTACCAGATGCTGTGGCCGCGCTGGCGCACCCGGTAGCAGAGATCGATGTCTTCGCCGTAGAAGAAGTAGTCCTCGTCGAAGAAGCCCAGCTCCTTCACCACCGGCAGCCGGCAGAACATGAAGGCCCCCACGCCGCAGTCGATCAGGTAACGCCCGTCCTCGGGCAGGTAACTCAGATCATAGCGCGAGAAGTGGCGGCTGCGGGGAAACAGGGCATTCAGCCCCAGCACCTTGTAGAGCGCCACCAGCGGAGTGGGAAAGCTGCGCCGACAGGCTTTGTCCAGGCTGCCATCCTTGCGCAGCAGGCGACAGCCCGAAATGGCGCAGTCGGGGGTGGCGTCCATGAAATCCAGCAATTGCTGGAGCGCATGGTTGCGCAGTTCCGTGTCCGAATTGAGAAACAGCAGGTAGTCGCCGTGTGACTGATGTGCCGCCAGATTGTTGGCCGCGGCGAATCCCAGCCGTCCACCTCCGGAGAGCACGCGCACGTCGGGAAACTCACGGGCCAGCTGCTCGCCCGAGCCATCACTGGAGCCATTGTCCACCACGAGGACTTCGGTGTCCAGCCCGGCCGCGTCCGTGCGGATGGACTGCAGGCAGGCACGGGTCAGCTCGAGCGTGTTGTAATGCACGATCACGATCGAGATCAGCCGGGATTTCCGCGGCTGCCCCCCGGGCATCTCCATGGCAGCGCTCATCCCGCCTGTGCCTCCTCTACCAGCAATTGCCCGCAGGCGGCACTGATGTCGGTTCCCATGTTCTGGCGCAGCGTGACGGCAAAAGGCGCATTCTTCAGTCCCTCGAAGAAGCGCTCGTAGATCCGTGTGTCACTGCTGGTGAAGCCGCGATTGGTGGGGTTGTAGTAGATCAGGTTCAGCTTGCAGGGCAGACGCGAGAGGCGGCTGCGCAGCCCTTTCAGGTCTTCTTCCGCATCGTTGACACCATCCATCAGGATGTACTCGAAGGTCACGCGGTCACGTTTCTTCTCCGTCCAGACCTTGCAGGCCGCAAACAGCTGATCGAGGTCGTGCTTGCGGTTGACGGGCATCAATGCGTTGCGCTTTTCGTCGGTGATCGCGTTCAGCGAGACCGCCAGTCGGCAGGGCACGTCTTCCTCGGCCAGTTGCAGGATGCGCGGCACCAGGCCCGAGGTGGACACGGTGATCCGCCGCTGCCCGATGGCAAGACCGGCCGGATCATTCAGCAGGCGCACCGCCTTGCAGACCGTCTCATAGTTGTGCAGCGGCTCGCCCATGCCCATGAAGACCACGTTGCGCACCTTCTTGCCCGGCAGGGACTGGATGTACAGGATCTGCTGCAGGATCTCCGATACGTCCAGATGACGCTTGAGACCCATGGTGGCCGTCGCACAGAACTTGCAGCCCAGGGCACAGCCCACCTGGCTGGACACGCACACCGTCTGCCGGTCGCCGAAGTCCATCCAGACCGACTCGATGTGCTCGCCGTCGTGCAGCCGGAAGAGGAACTTCTCGCAGGCACTCACCCGGCTGACCGCATGGCGCACCGGTACCAGCTCGAGCACCTGAAAATGCCGGGCGAGGGTATCCCGCAAATCGCGGGACAGATTGCTCATGGCGGAAAAGTCGAAGACTTGTTTCTGGTGAACCCACTGGAAGATCTGGCTGGCGCGAAAACGGTTCTCCCCAGCACTTTCCAGTACGTCGGCCAGCTCCAGAGGACTCAATCCGCACAGGTTGAGCTGGCTGGTGGACCCGGTAGTCTGCATCGGCTGAAGATAGCCACGCACCCAAGATTTTCAAAGGTGCCCGGGCGAGCTCGACAGCAGGATGGAGGTGCTGATCAGGACATTTTTCACCAGCGCGGTCAGGATTCCGGGGCCGGAGTGCATAGCCCTGGAATTCCGGGGCTCAGGTGGTTTCCAGCAGGTTCTGGAGGATATGCACCAGTTCACCAATGGTGTAGGGCTTGGTGAGTTTGGGGGGCTCGCCGGCAGCGGGCTTGTCCTCCGCAGCATGACCAGAGCAAAGCAGCAGTTTCTGTTCCGGCTGCAGCTCGTGGATCTTGCGACAGACTTCCTTGCCGGTCACGTAGGGCATCTGGTCATCGACCATGACCAGGTCGAAGCGGTCCGGATTGCGAAAGAACATGTCCAGAGCCTCATGGCCGTTGGCGGCGGTCACGACTTCATAACCCAGGAAAGTCAGCAGTTGCTCGCTCGTGCGAAGCAGGATCGCCTCGTCATCGGCCAGCAGGATGCAGGGCTGGGTGTGCGTGGTGTTCATTGAGGCCCTGCTCCAGAATCTCCGGTCACTCAGGACCGCGCCGACAGGCGGTTTTGCATTCCACGGGACTGCTGCCATTTCTGCTGGATGCGTATCACATCCACCAGCTCCCGGTCAGAATATCGTCGTTCGCATGGGGGCATTGAGTGAGTGCCGCGAACAAAGTGCGAGCACGCCTGCTGAGATCTGCGACCGGATGTCATCCATTGGCACCGCGGCGTGGAAATCTTCTGCAATCGTGAAAAGGCATCCAGCGCCGGGGCGCCCAATACTCCGGAAGGGTGGCCGATGAATGAAAAATCCCCGCTCCGGAAACCGGAACGGGGATTCAAGCAAGGCTGGAAGTTGGTCTATTTGACCAGGCTGACCTTGATCAGGTCGCGGGCCTGATTGTCGGCGATCAGCTGGACGAAATAGACACCGCTGGACAGCTTGGCCGCGTCGAAGAGCAGCTCGTGGGTGCCGGCGGGCAGCTGGCCACTGAACAGCTCGGCAACCTGCTGGCCGATGGTGTTGTAGACAACAACGCTGGTCTCGGCGCTGCGCGGGGTGCTGAAACTGACCATGGTGGTCGGGTTGAAGGGATTCGGGAAGGCCTGGTTGATGTGGAAGTCCTCAGCCAGGGCAGGGTTCTCGTTCACACCCGTGTTGCCACTGAAGAAGTTGTCGGCATGATCCAGGAAGATCGACATGGTCATGCTGGCGGGATAGGAGGTGTGGGTACGGCTGGCTTCCACGGGGAATCCCATGAAGATCGCCTTGTAGGTTCCGTTGTCCACGTACACGCCACCGGCTCCGCCGCCCTGCATCCAGTTCATGAAGGGCGTGGCGCCTTCCATGACCGTCAGACGATCGGGATGCTGGTTGTTGGCGGCACCGCCGCTGCCCGTGATCACCAGGTTGGTGTTGCTGAAGAAGGGATCGCCATCGGCACCGGCCAGCAGGAATGCGGTCACGCCCAGATCCTGCTCCAGACCCACATGGAAGTAGTCGGCGAAGAACTGGGTATTCTCGCTGTTGTCCAGAGCATACTGGCTGCTGAAGATCAGCTCGCCGCCATTGTCCATGAAGTCGGCCAGGCCGAAGGCTTCGGTACCGGACACGTCGTTCTGGTTGATGCCACCCAGCCAGATCACGCGGCTGTAACGTCCCAGTTCGTCACCGGAGATTTCGCCGTTGTCGCCGTTCCAGACGTCGTAACCCTGGTCGCGGCTGACGAGTGCGTTGGTGACCCAGTTCTCGTTGTCGTCGGCACCGCCGTCGCTGTCCACGATCAGCAGCTCGGGACGGTCGATGCGGATCATGGTGTGCAGCTCGTTCACATAGGGTTCCTCGGAACCTTCATAGGTGCTCGAGACGGTGATGGTGAAATCGGCCCAGAAGGGCTCGACACCTTCGGCGACGCTGAAGCTGAAGTCCACGTCGTTGAACTCGGTATCACCGGGGGCGATGGCCGGGAAGGTGGTGGAGGCGTTGTTGATGGTGATGCCTTCAGCGGTGGTGCTGAGGGTGGCGGTGGTGGTGAGCGCATCCACGGCGATGCCGGAATTGCTCAGGCTGAAGCCCAGGTTCACCGTTTCGCCGGCATCGGGACGGCCGTCCTCGTTGGCATCGCCGCTGATCATCGTTTCGTTGATCGTCAGCGAGGGGAAGTCGATGGACATGTAGGACTCGATGATGCCCTGGATCACGGGGATGTCGCCGGTGGCGAACCCGACCCAGTTGCCGCGCACGATGCCTTCGGTATCAAGCAGCAGCGTGTGCGGGATGTAACCGGTGCCGTACGCGCCGAAGAGGCTGCCGCAGCCCATCAGCAGCGGGAATGTGACACCGTAGTTGCCGATCCAGTGATTGTTCAGGTAGTCGGCGGGCTCGTTGTCCACGTCGATGTGAATCAGTTCGAAACCGGCGGGATCATAGTTGGTTTCGTACTCGCTCTGCAGGTAGGGGAACTCGGAATTGCAGGGGCCGCACCAGACGGCGCCGAAGTTGATCATGACCACCTTGCCGCGGTAGGAATTCAGGTTCCAGCTGGTTCCGTGAAGGTCCGGACGGGTGGTGTTGCAGGTGAAATCCGGCGGCACGCTGCCGACGGAATACTCCGCCTGGGCCACGCTGGAAAGACCTGCTGCGAGCGCAACAATCATCAAGGTTCTGTTCATGACGGATTTCCCTTTCGCTCTATGGGCTGTACAAATGGTTGGGTACGGATTGCAACATCCACGCACGCAGCCGTGGGGGATGCGGGACTGAACAAAATTCCACTTGTGCGGGTTTGCAACAAGAACCGATTTTCGAAATCAAAAAATAAAATCCGGGCAGCCATGCAAGCGCTGCTGGGGCTTTCGCACCATAACACCGCTATGATCCCAGCCGTCATTTTGCCCCGATTGGCGCGAATGGAATGGATGACCGCCCCATCGGAGGCACACGAACCAAACTCCTTTACCACAAAGAATTCTTGCCACAGCGAAATCATGGCCCGTGCATGATCATTGCAATTTGTGTATCCGCAGGCCGAAGCAGTGATGGCGCCCCACCTTGTGCCGGCAGATCTGCCTTTCATGGGCGAAACAAGCGGAATGGCGAACATCGCCGGATCGCCAACTCTTTCAGAGGCGCACACATGTTTGCCGCGGGCAGATCACCGTCTCTTCCGGAACGGGTTCCGGAGAGACAGATTTAGCTGCCAGACTAACAAACTTCCATCCGTCGCCTGTTCACTCTTCCTGCCGAACTGCGATCACCGTGAAGAATCGCAGTTCGGGTGAGAGCAGCATTCCCAGCGACAGAGCGGGTTGCTGTGAGAGCAGATTCGAGGGGCTGGGTGTGAACCAGGGATCCGCGGCACCATGCACCCTGTACAGCGTGGCTCCGGGCACCGCATCCCATTCAAGGAACACCACGGCGCCACCGAAGAGCTGGATTCTCACCTCCGGTCGGCACAGCTGGTCATTCCAGTTTGCAATGGGCAGGGGCAACACGGGCACATCGTTCATCAGCGTCAGGGGGCGTGCCTGCGGAAGAGATTCTTCATTCCAGACCAGCCCATCCGCGCTGATCGCGAAACGATACTCCTGGGCGAGCGTGACTCCGACGGGAAACACCACGCTGGCTTCGAACTGTCCCGGTTCCTGGCTCTCGGTCATGGAAATCGAACCCGGCTGGCCTTCTCCAAGAGTCGGCCCCGTGCCACTGAGTGACACACCCCCCGCGTACGTCCAGTCATCCAGACAGCCCAGGTCCAGACTGAAGTGTACCTCGATCGGTGCAGTCGAGACCGGGTCGGTGTAGTCGAACCAGGCATCAGCCTGCTCGAGGAACTGGGCCATGGTCAGACTGGCGGGATAGGAAGCATAGTAGCGACTGGCCTCGAGGGGAAATCCGAGGAACATCGCGCGGGATCCCTCCTCCGTATACACTCCACCCGTGCCACCTCCGCTCTGGGTCCAGTTCAGGCAGGCCGTGCCTCCGGGCAGCACCGTCAGCCTGTCGGGTGCCTGATTGTTGGCGGCTCCACCGGAACCGGTGATCACGAGATTGGTGCCGCCGAACGGGCCATCCGGAGTGGCTCCCGCCAGAATGATGCTGGAGCTGGTCAGGTTCTGGTTCAGCGCCACGCGGAAGGTCTCGGCGAAGAACTGCGCGTTCTGTGGGTTGTCCAGCGCATACTGGCTGCTAAGCAGGAGCTTGCCTCCACCCTCGACGTAACTGGCCAGGGCGGCGGCTTCCGTGATGCTCACATCCGCCTGGTCCACTCCGCCAAGCCAGAGCACGCGCGGATAGCGGGCCAATTCTGTGGCACCGATCTCGCCCTGTCCCGCAACCCAGAGATCCACCTCGAGACCGCGCTGTGAATAGGCTGCAAGTGCCCAGTTCTCGTTGTCGTCCTGCGCTCCGTCGCTGTCCACGATCAGGCGCTCGGGACGCCCGATACGCACGGGAAAGGTCAGCTCCGTGATCCAGGGCGTACCCGACCCGGAATGGCTGCTGCTGAGCGTGAGCGTGAAGTCAGCCCAGGAAACCGGAGCGTCCGGGGCCACGCTGAAACTGAACTCCAGATCTCCGTAGCCACTCTGTCCCGCAGGAAGCGCGGGATATGTGCTGGAGTTCGAAACCATCGTGATTCCGGGGTGCAAGCAACTGAGACTGGCCGTGGTGCCCAACGCCTCCAGCGCGTTGCCGGAATTGTGCAGCTGCAGGGCCAGGTTGATGGTTTCGCTCGGATCGGCCCGGCCATCGCCATTGGCATCCCCGCTGAATACCTGCTGGCTGATGTTCAGTACGGGATGTGGTATCACAAGATATGTCTCGATGATCGACTGCAACACAGGAATGTCCCCCGTGCTGAAGCCGACCCAGTTCCCACGCACGATGCCCTGCGGATCGATGATCAGGGTGTGGGGAATGTAGCCCGTGCCGTAGGAGCCGAACAGGCTGGCACAGCCCATCAGGAGCGGGAACGTGATGCCGTACTGCTGCCACCAGTTGTTGAGGGTCGTGGCACTGGCGTTGTCCACATCCACGTGCACCAGTTCGAAACCTTCAGGGTCGAAGTGCTGCTCGTAGTGGCTTTCCAGATAGGGGAACTCCGAATTGCAGGGGCCGCACCAGG
This Candidatus Delongbacteria bacterium DNA region includes the following protein-coding sequences:
- the murD gene encoding UDP-N-acetylmuramoyl-L-alanine--D-glutamate ligase, translated to MSGTPESRLLLIGSALSAQAAARLALANGWSVSLVDDRPLAPAIAESFTELGVTLLPSAESALSCNPSLIVPSPAVPMNHPVIQAAHRRQIPVRSEISFARSWVPAHLVGITGSNGKTTTTALCAALLQAGGLRAAAGGNIGVPLAELAMADTPWDALALELSSYQLETTEDLAVDAAVLLNLSEDHLARHGSLEAYGDTKFRLAHQLAPEGVVIHGDEDVFFAPRVRAAGLTAWRFGTREDCEMQLDGQMIRFQLAGLADWLDTRELKLQGRHNAWNVMAATLAAWKLGVDARVLAEAARRFAPLAHRLEPVPSRHPARWINDSKATNADAGLQAVLSAPATGRLILLAGGEAKGPDFHDVARALTARGARAILFGRDRELILAGLQPGVPCDLCDTLDQAVALAASRTGAGDTVLFSPLCASFDQYRNYEHRGDHFRQLAGAL
- a CDS encoding UDP-N-acetylmuramoyl-L-alanyl-D-glutamate--2,6-diaminopimelate ligase, which gives rise to MSHDLQQLAPRTLDATSLRALCPVLAGSLPRGATWGAGWRRGEEDHWPALVEDHRQARSGDLFVAIRGQRFDGHSQLESLRAQGVFSVGEAGSPADLQVEDTRTWLALAAEALEGHPARTLKLIGITGTNGKTTTTWLLHRLLLSRDAHCGHCGTLGSWIGPSAELNPGLTTPGASQLSRLGARIREAGGRHLVMEVSSHAIDQQRIAGLSFHGAIFLNLSPEHLDYHLEMEDYFRCKADFMARKETAWRLVFTDDPWGRRLAAELGSGCITAGVSPDADWRLVKRRVDGSAQILELITPGGSRERYRIPLPGAHNAQNALAALVAMRLQGLQAEELAGLCAGLSSAPGRLELHEKHGHARVIIDYAHTPDGYEKCYAALAELKPRRIFTVFGCGGDRDRSKRPRMAAIAESHSHRLLITTDNPRSEDPLQIATDMRAGLSHPETSQWIPDRAEAIRAALTMAEPEDLVLLLGKGHERYQLIGSGKLHFDEREVLADVWNA
- a CDS encoding sugar transferase encodes the protein MIARYLVRVSLALLDAGSLLLSFWLAWLTRFELLPLLFPSWVHVPQPLAQMSGFLALCAGAQLFFAIASGLYRFGQDDLRRQVFGSLRVVMLLFIVAVSYLVVFKLNFEFSRLATVIAMGWLALLMPLSRLLAIRTVLRLHVLRVPCVVIGRGEPLKEFLETDASSEFHLQNRVLASWSPEQCLDDEGQLFRPEIEEEITRMLRDEGLDKVVILMQGIPRTRLVSLLRGFEIRLKYIKLIPDAATLALAGTRILTLRSQLLLGLEQRLTHPWNRLLKRAWDTLLVLPALPLMILVIVLSAPFLGFRPLKRIPRWDLSGRAVHLWQLRVRYEDGGFLFQSGLYKLPELLGVLAGTQALVGPAPLLERELGGYRNFGPGLNRVRPGLTGLWQVSSFGYFDEDHRVALDMYYLMNWSLWMDFRILLESFYKGVYSLLHPRQGAMRE
- a CDS encoding glycosyltransferase family 2 protein, which codes for MSAAMEMPGGQPRKSRLISIVIVHYNTLELTRACLQSIRTDAAGLDTEVLVVDNGSSDGSGEQLAREFPDVRVLSGGGRLGFAAANNLAAHQSHGDYLLFLNSDTELRNHALQQLLDFMDATPDCAISGCRLLRKDGSLDKACRRSFPTPLVALYKVLGLNALFPRSRHFSRYDLSYLPEDGRYLIDCGVGAFMFCRLPVVKELGFFDEDYFFYGEDIDLCYRVRQRGHSIWYLGDIDILHHKRGTSLKSGTWVMHHFHASMLIFYRKHYRQQYPWFVNWLVYAGVGTRYALVRLLAMVLGRQKG
- the rlmN gene encoding 23S rRNA (adenine(2503)-C(2))-methyltransferase RlmN; the protein is MRGYLQPMQTTGSTSQLNLCGLSPLELADVLESAGENRFRASQIFQWVHQKQVFDFSAMSNLSRDLRDTLARHFQVLELVPVRHAVSRVSACEKFLFRLHDGEHIESVWMDFGDRQTVCVSSQVGCALGCKFCATATMGLKRHLDVSEILQQILYIQSLPGKKVRNVVFMGMGEPLHNYETVCKAVRLLNDPAGLAIGQRRITVSTSGLVPRILQLAEEDVPCRLAVSLNAITDEKRNALMPVNRKHDLDQLFAACKVWTEKKRDRVTFEYILMDGVNDAEEDLKGLRSRLSRLPCKLNLIYYNPTNRGFTSSDTRIYERFFEGLKNAPFAVTLRQNMGTDISAACGQLLVEEAQAG
- a CDS encoding response regulator; the protein is MNTTHTQPCILLADDEAILLRTSEQLLTFLGYEVVTAANGHEALDMFFRNPDRFDLVMVDDQMPYVTGKEVCRKIHELQPEQKLLLCSGHAAEDKPAAGEPPKLTKPYTIGELVHILQNLLETT
- a CDS encoding redoxin domain-containing protein → MNRTLMIVALAAGLSSVAQAEYSVGSVPPDFTCNTTRPDLHGTSWNLNSYRGKVVMINFGAVWCGPCNSEFPYLQSEYETNYDPAGFELIHIDVDNEPADYLNNHWIGNYGVTFPLLMGCGSLFGAYGTGYIPHTLLLDTEGIVRGNWVGFATGDIPVIQGIIESYMSIDFPSLTINETMISGDANEDGRPDAGETVNLGFSLSNSGIAVDALTTTATLSTTAEGITINNASTTFPAIAPGDTEFNDVDFSFSVAEGVEPFWADFTITVSSTYEGSEEPYVNELHTMIRIDRPELLIVDSDGGADDNENWVTNALVSRDQGYDVWNGDNGEISGDELGRYSRVIWLGGINQNDVSGTEAFGLADFMDNGGELIFSSQYALDNSENTQFFADYFHVGLEQDLGVTAFLLAGADGDPFFSNTNLVITGSGGAANNQHPDRLTVMEGATPFMNWMQGGGAGGVYVDNGTYKAIFMGFPVEASRTHTSYPASMTMSIFLDHADNFFSGNTGVNENPALAEDFHINQAFPNPFNPTTMVSFSTPRSAETSVVVYNTIGQQVAELFSGQLPAGTHELLFDAAKLSSGVYFVQLIADNQARDLIKVSLVK
- a CDS encoding TlpA family protein disulfide reductase: MSRLSLSALLCVLSIGSAVAEYSVGSVPPDFTCATTRPDLHGSSWNLYSQRGKVVMINFGATWCGPCNSEFPYLESHYEQHFDPEGFELVHVDVDNASATTLNNWWQQYGITFPLLMGCASLFGSYGTGYIPHTLIIDPQGIVRGNWVGFSTGDIPVLQSIIETYLVIPHPVLNISQQVFSGDANGDGRADPSETINLALQLHNSGNALEALGTTASLSCLHPGITMVSNSSTYPALPAGQSGYGDLEFSFSVAPDAPVSWADFTLTLSSSHSGSGTPWITELTFPVRIGRPERLIVDSDGAQDDNENWALAAYSQRGLEVDLWVAGQGEIGATELARYPRVLWLGGVDQADVSITEAAALASYVEGGGKLLLSSQYALDNPQNAQFFAETFRVALNQNLTSSSIILAGATPDGPFGGTNLVITGSGGAANNQAPDRLTVLPGGTACLNWTQSGGGTGGVYTEEGSRAMFLGFPLEASRYYASYPASLTMAQFLEQADAWFDYTDPVSTAPIEVHFSLDLGCLDDWTYAGGVSLSGTGPTLGEGQPGSISMTESQEPGQFEASVVFPVGVTLAQEYRFAISADGLVWNEESLPQARPLTLMNDVPVLPLPIANWNDQLCRPEVRIQLFGGAVVFLEWDAVPGATLYRVHGAADPWFTPSPSNLLSQQPALSLGMLLSPELRFFTVIAVRQEE